From the genome of Thermaerobacter marianensis DSM 12885:
GGTGCTGGACGGGCTGAACCAGGACACCGGCCAGCCCTTCCCGCCGTCCACCGCCCCGGGGACGAACCCGGCCCCCGAGGAGAACCCGGGCGGCCAGGGGGAGGGCCCGGGGCGCCTTCCGGTCGTCACCGGCCCGCCCGGCGAGGAAGAGCGCCTCCGGGACCTGGTGGACCAGGTCAACGCCGCCTTGCGGGATGCGGGCCTGGGCGGCCGGGCCTCCGCCCAGCTGACCGACCGGGGCGTGGCCATCATCTTCGAGGACCAGGTCTTCTTTGACCTGGGCCGGGCGGACCTGCGCCCGGAAGGGCGGGAGCTCTTGCGCCGCCTGGCGCCGATCCTCGCCAGGGTCCCCGGCACCATCCTGGTGGAGGGGCATACCGACAACCTGCCCATCCATAGCGACCGCTTCCCGTCCAACTGGGAGCTCTCCACGGCCCGGGCCACCACCGTCGTCCGCTTCCTGGCCGAACAGGCGGGCCTCGATCCCCGCCGCCTGGCCGCCGCCGGGTACGGGGAGTGGCGGCCGCGGTTCCCCAATACCAGCGAGGCCAACCGGGCCCGCAACCGGCGCGTGGAGATCGTGGTGCTGCGCCAGAGCCTTGACCCGACGGCGCGGGCCGGCGTCACCCGCTGAGTGCGTGGGATGGATCCCCGCGTCGACACCGGATGACAAGGATCGCGCGGCGGAAATGAGACCTGGGTCCCACTTCGGTCCAGATGAAGTTTGATAGCGGCAGAAGTTACACTCGTTGACGGGAGCAGCTCCATAACGGTTGACCTGATCAGGATGGATCCCTAGCAGGGGGTTGCCGGTGGGCAGAACGCCAGTGCGGATGCAAGGCGACGAGATTCGGTACCTGGTGGCGGTGTTGCGACGCCACGATCTCCCCACACTTCGCCATAGTCAACGCGTCGCGTCCCTGGCCCGCGGCATCGCCCGGCTTTTGGGGTGGGATCGCGACAGCCTGCAGATGTTGACCGTCGCCGGCTTGCTCCACGACGTGGGCAAGCTGGCGGTGGACCCGGCGATCCTGAACAAGCCGGGCCGGTTGACCGATGAAGAATGGGAGGCCATCCGCCGGCACCCCGTCGTGAGTGAGGAGCTGGTATTGCGGGCCACCGGCTCCTCCCGGATCGCCGCCTGGGTGCGGTCTCACCACGAGCGCTGGGACGGTGGCGGGTATCCCGACGGCTTGAGCGGTACCGCGATCCCGCTGGCATCGCGGTTGCTAGCGCTGGCGGACGCCTTCGACGCGATGACGGAAGGGAGGCCGTACCACCTGCAGCCGCTCACGGTGGATGCGGCCCTCGCGGAGATCGATCGCCAGTCGGCGCGCCAATTCGACCCGGAGCTGGCGCCCTTGTTCATCGCCATGATCCGGGCCAGACCGCC
Proteins encoded in this window:
- a CDS encoding flagellar motor protein MotB is translated as MAGLRGFGSGFGGEREGWDGRDGLGAGAGSSGRTGRRRAGRGLARAGGAGGPGGGHGGGHGGGGGHEGAGSMRWLLTYADLITLLLAFFVVMYAMSEVNATRYRALAASLRAAFATAGEALIDTKGISPDARKVLDGLNQDTGQPFPPSTAPGTNPAPEENPGGQGEGPGRLPVVTGPPGEEERLRDLVDQVNAALRDAGLGGRASAQLTDRGVAIIFEDQVFFDLGRADLRPEGRELLRRLAPILARVPGTILVEGHTDNLPIHSDRFPSNWELSTARATTVVRFLAEQAGLDPRRLAAAGYGEWRPRFPNTSEANRARNRRVEIVVLRQSLDPTARAGVTR
- a CDS encoding HD-GYP domain-containing protein, whose amino-acid sequence is MGRTPVRMQGDEIRYLVAVLRRHDLPTLRHSQRVASLARGIARLLGWDRDSLQMLTVAGLLHDVGKLAVDPAILNKPGRLTDEEWEAIRRHPVVSEELVLRATGSSRIAAWVRSHHERWDGGGYPDGLSGTAIPLASRLLALADAFDAMTEGRPYHLQPLTVDAALAEIDRQSARQFDPELAPLFIAMIRARPPLPGDLPRQWPPQ